A region from the Acinonyx jubatus isolate Ajub_Pintada_27869175 chromosome C2, VMU_Ajub_asm_v1.0, whole genome shotgun sequence genome encodes:
- the LOC106974551 gene encoding serine/arginine repetitive matrix protein 3, whose protein sequence is MAWSGEGRDWAAADSAAEGGARLRAGGRRARRSKSASQTLQQSPELGRRRRRRRRRRRRRRRWRRRPRRRDAPAPSPPARPRTPAGGPAAATALGSAADRREELAGAPREHGAAGRLRGVRLTEPEARSRGGLGECWTVSYCRTLFSGPVILTVRRNTSRRCT, encoded by the exons ATGGCGTGGAGCGGCGAGGGGAGGGACTGGGCCGCGGCGGACTCGGCGGCGGAGGGAGGAGCGCGgctgcgggcgggcgggcggcgagCGAGGCGCTCAAAGTCAGCCTCGCAGACATTGCAGCAGAGCCCCGAActcgggaggcggcggcggcggcggcggaggaggaggcggaggcggaggaggtggaggaggcggCCGAGGCGGAGGGACGCGCCGGCCCCAAGccctcccgcccgcccgcgcACGCCCGCCGGTGGCCCCGCGGCTGCCACTGCGCTTGGCAGCGCTGCTGACCGGAGGGAAGAGCTCGCCGGGGCGCCGAGGGAGCACGGGGCGGCGGGGCGCCTTCGTGGAGTGCGCCTGACGGAGCCCGAGGCGCGGAGCCGCGGCGGCCTCGG ggAGTGTTGGACTGTGAGCTATTGCAGAACTCTGTTCTCAGGACCCGTTATTTTAACAGTCAGGAGAAACACATCTAGAAG